In Mangifera indica cultivar Alphonso chromosome 1, CATAS_Mindica_2.1, whole genome shotgun sequence, a single genomic region encodes these proteins:
- the LOC123229404 gene encoding cationic peroxidase 1-like, with translation MQPKNSSSSLPSKFRFMFLLFSFLLGTASAQLSSTYYAKTCPSALSIIKSAVKAAVAKEKRMGASLLRLHFHDCFVQGCDGSILLDDTATFTGEKTAFPNKNSVRGFDVVDTIKSQLESSCPGVVSCADILAVAARDSVVALGGSSWTVLLGRRDSTTASLSAANTDLPAPTSSLSQLIQAFSNKGLTAKEMVALSGSHTIGQARCTTFRSRIYNDTNINSSYATSLQANCPSTGGDNNLSPLDVTSPTSFDNAYFKNLLSKKGLLHSDQELYNGGSTDSQVTAYSSNLQTFKTDFGNAMIKMGNISLLTGSSGQIRTNCRKVN, from the exons ATGCAGCCCAAAAACTCCTCCTCATCACTGCCATCTAAGTTTAGGTTCATGTTTTTGctattctcttttcttcttggCACAGCCTCCGCTCAGTTGTCTTCTACTTACTATGCCAAGACTTGCCCTTCAGCTCTTTCCATTATTAAATCAGCAGTGAAAGCTGCTGTAGCAAAAGAGAAACGCATGGGGGCATCCTTGCTCCGTCTGCATTTCCATGACTGCTTTGTTCAG GGATGTGATGGGTCGATTTTGTTAGACGACACAGCGACTTTCACCGGAGAGAAAACAGCATTTCCGAATAAAAATTCGGTAAGGGGATTTGATGTCGTCGATACCATTAAATCTCAGCTTGAGAGTTCATGCCCTGGTGTTGTTTCATGTGCTGACATCTTAGCCGTTGCTGCTCGTGACTCCGTTGTTGCA TTGGGGGGTTCTAGCTGGACGGTTCTACTGGGCAGAAGAGATTCAACCACCGCAAGTTTAAGCGCTGCAAACACTGACTTGCCCGCCCCAACTTCGAGCCTCAGTCAGCTGATCCAGGCCTTCTCAAACAAAGGGTTGACGGCTAAAGAAATGGTGGCACTTTCAGGATCTCACACAATCGGCCAAGCCAGATGCACAACTTTCCGCAGTAGGATCTACAACGACACCAACATTAATTCATCATACGCAACCTCATTGCAAGCAAACTGTCCCAGTACTGGTGGTGATAACAATCTTTCTCCTTTGGATGTCACCAGCCCCACATCTTTTGACAATGCCTACTTCAAGAATTTGTTGAGCAAAAAGGGTCTTTTGCACTCCGACCAAGAGCTCTATAATGGTGGCTCTACTGACTCACAAGTCACTGCTTATAGCTCCAATTTGCAAACTTTCAAGACGGATTTTGGTAATGCCATGATAAAGATGGGAAACATCAGCCTTCTCACTGGATCCAGTGGCCAGATTAGAACCAACTGCAGGAAGGTCAACTAA
- the LOC123229397 gene encoding cationic peroxidase 1-like, translating into MQPKNSSSSLPSKFRFMFLIFSFLLGTASAQLSSAYYAKTCPSALSIIKSAVNAAVAKEKRMGASLLRLHFHDCFVQGCDGSILLDDTATFTGEKTANPNNNSVRGFDVVDTIKSQLESSCPGVVSCADILAVAARDSVVALGGSSWTVLLGRRDSTTASLSAANTDIPAPTSSLSQLIQAFSNKGLTAKEMVALSGSHTIGQARCTSFRSRIYNDTNIDSSYATSLQANCPSTGGDNNLSPLDVTSPTSFDNAYFKNLLSKKGLLHSDQELYNGGSTDSQVTAYSSNLQTFKTDFGNAIIKMGNISPLTGSSGQIRTNCRKVN; encoded by the exons ATGCAGCCCAAAAACTCCTCCTCATCATTGCCATCTAAGTTTAGGTTCATGTTTTTGatattctcttttcttcttggCACAGCCTCCGCTCAGTTGTCTTCTGCTTACTACGCCAAGACTTGCCCTTCCGCTCTTTCCATTATTAAATCAGCAGTGAACGCTGCTGTAGCAAAAGAGAAACGCATGGGGGCATCCTTGCTCCGTCTGCATTTCCATGACTGCTTTGTTCAG GGATGTGACGGGTCGATTTTGTTAGACGATACAGCGACTTTCACCGGAGAGAAAACAGCAAATCCCAATAACAATTCGGTAAGGGGATTTGATGTCGTCGATACCATTAAATCTCAGCTTGAGAGTTCATGCCCTGGTGTTGTTTCATGTGCTGACATCTTAGCCGTTGCTGCTCGTGATTCCGTTGTTGCA TTGGGGGGTTCTAGCTGGACGGTTCTACTGGGCAGAAGAGATTCAACCACCGCAAGTTTAAGCGCTGCAAACACTGATATCCCCGCCCCAACTTCGAGCCTCAGTCAGCTGATCCAGGCCTTCTCAAACAAAGGGTTGACGGCTAAAGAAATGGTGGCACTTTCAGGATCTCACACAATCGGCCAAGCCAGATGCACAAGTTTCCGCAGTAGGATCTACAACGACACCAACATTGATTCATCATACGCAACCTCATTGCAAGCAAACTGTCCCAGTACTGGTGGCGATAACAATCTTTCTCCTTTGGATGTCACCAGCCCCACATCTTTTGACAATGCCTACTTCAAGAATTTGTTGAGCAAAAAGGGTCTTTTGCACTCCGACCAAGAGCTCTATAATGGTGGCTCTACTGACTCACAAGTCACTGCTTATAGCTCCAATTTGCAAACTTTCAAGACGGATTTTGGTAATGCCATCATAAAGATGGGAAACATCAGCCCCCTCACTGGATCCAGTGGCCAGATTAGGACCAATTGCAGGAAAGTCAACTAA